A DNA window from Desulfatiglans sp. contains the following coding sequences:
- a CDS encoding ASCH domain-containing protein, which yields MSPLKKLPKNTQLKIAFMPIKPIYADRIVNGEKKFEYRRTMINENLSHIIIYSSSPIKNIVAIAKVVKVHWGSPYGIWESTKHAAGISRKEYRKYFKGAKNACAIELGFIYKLKIEVKPSEIDDNFKVPQSYLYVNEYTFKKVFKKFVDKKMVMRVFEG from the coding sequence ATGAGTCCTTTAAAAAAATTACCGAAAAATACTCAGTTGAAAATTGCTTTCATGCCGATTAAACCCATTTACGCCGATCGTATAGTAAATGGAGAAAAAAAATTCGAATACAGAAGGACAATGATAAATGAGAATCTATCTCATATCATTATTTATTCAAGCTCTCCCATTAAAAATATAGTGGCTATTGCTAAAGTCGTAAAAGTGCATTGGGGTTCACCATATGGAATATGGGAGAGCACTAAACATGCCGCTGGCATTAGTCGAAAAGAATATCGTAAATATTTTAAAGGAGCTAAAAATGCATGTGCAATTGAGTTAGGGTTCATTTATAAACTAAAAATAGAAGTAAAACCATCTGAAATAGACGATAATTTTAAGGTGCCCCAGTCTTATTTATATGTTAATGAGTATACTTTTAAAAAAGTATTTAAAAAGTTCGTGGATAAAAAAATGGTCATGAGGGTGTTTGAGGGTTAA
- the htpX gene encoding zinc metalloprotease HtpX: MNRTRTFFLMTLLTVLFVIIGGLVGGGQGGLIAFLIAAAMNFFSYWFSDKLILKRYRASQAGPETRLYKIVAQLVQKAGLPMPKVFVIPEQNPNAFATGRNPQHAAVAATEGILSILNDDELTGVMAHELSHVKNRDILTGTIAATFAGAIAMLGQFARYGTGNQNRRGNPLMTIFILIGAPLGAMLIRMAVSRVREYTADEGAAELSGKPLALANALLKLQRGVQALPLTNGNPAHSHMFIINPFFGGMQRLFSTHPATEERVKRLQLFVGKKGY; encoded by the coding sequence ATGAATAGAACCCGTACATTTTTTCTGATGACATTACTGACTGTCCTCTTTGTCATTATCGGCGGCCTTGTGGGAGGGGGACAGGGTGGTTTAATAGCCTTTCTTATAGCAGCGGCCATGAACTTTTTCTCATACTGGTTCAGTGATAAACTGATACTGAAGCGCTATAGAGCTTCACAGGCAGGGCCGGAAACACGTCTGTACAAAATTGTCGCTCAACTGGTTCAAAAGGCGGGTCTGCCTATGCCAAAGGTTTTTGTTATCCCGGAACAGAATCCCAATGCATTTGCAACCGGCCGCAATCCCCAACATGCGGCTGTTGCAGCAACAGAGGGAATATTGAGCATTCTTAATGATGATGAGTTGACCGGGGTAATGGCCCATGAGCTGTCACACGTAAAAAATCGTGACATACTTACCGGCACTATCGCTGCAACATTTGCAGGGGCTATTGCCATGCTCGGACAGTTTGCCCGCTATGGCACAGGGAACCAGAACAGGCGGGGCAATCCTCTTATGACAATCTTTATTTTAATCGGCGCCCCTCTTGGAGCCATGCTGATTCGCATGGCTGTCTCCAGAGTGAGAGAATATACGGCAGATGAAGGGGCTGCTGAATTAAGCGGTAAGCCCCTGGCGCTTGCAAATGCACTTTTGAAACTCCAGAGGGGTGTACAGGCGCTCCCCTTAACAAATGGAAACCCGGCCCATTCTCACATGTTTATCATCAATCCCTTTTTTGGGGGCATGCAAAGGCTCTTTTCAACTCACCCGGCCACAGAAGAGCGTGTAAAACGTCTACAGCTTTTTGTTGGTAAAAAAGGTTATTAA
- a CDS encoding DUF2075 domain-containing protein, with the protein MLNYYYKDDIQSFLKKSTEEIIGEITLSNTFDSTFNQNKSWEIQISILKEALSGFNGTIFFEFSIPRMGKRVDVIVIMENVVFVIEFKVGETKYHRNHIVQVWDYALDLKNFHEPSHTAVLVPILVATEAKKSFIDIVTTSHNDNVIFPISINKEGLNTVFSNVISFFKENRQINGEFYSKGRYSPTPTIIEAAVSLYNSHTVDEITRSDAEAKNLTITTKAISDIINHAKETHKKIICFVTGVPGAGKTLVGLKVATSRLDEQNGNASVYLSGNAPLVAILQEALVRDKVANEKARGNKFPKSMAKASVKSFIQIIHHYRDAYLTDLNPPYDHVAIFDEAQRAWHKEQTIKFMKQKKGIHDFNSSEPEFLISCLDRHEDWAVVVCLVGGGQEINTGEAGISEWLNAIGTKFNKWEVYISPNLSDSEYAAVASIKTLEHVTTVNLNSDLHLAVSMRSFRAENLSLFVKHLLDREVEKATETLSKISSNYPIVLTRDLLKAKQWLKEKARGSERYGLIVSSQAQRLKPFAIDVKTPMNPVYWFLNDRDDVRSSYYLEDVATEFHIQGLELDWACVTWDGDLRYSENGWQTFSFVGDKWQHIHKKDRKNYLVNAYRVLLTRARQGMVIVVPEGNDDDHTRKKEYYDLTYKYLKSIGIKTL; encoded by the coding sequence TTGTTAAACTACTATTATAAAGATGACATTCAATCATTCCTCAAAAAAAGCACAGAAGAGATTATTGGTGAAATAACTCTTTCAAATACTTTTGATTCTACATTCAATCAAAACAAATCATGGGAAATCCAAATTTCAATCCTTAAAGAAGCATTGTCAGGGTTTAATGGAACTATTTTTTTTGAGTTTTCTATTCCCAGGATGGGTAAAAGAGTAGATGTTATTGTAATCATGGAAAATGTAGTCTTTGTAATTGAATTTAAGGTCGGGGAAACTAAATACCATCGCAACCATATTGTGCAGGTATGGGATTACGCTTTAGACTTGAAAAACTTCCATGAACCAAGCCATACAGCTGTATTGGTGCCAATCTTAGTAGCAACTGAAGCTAAAAAATCATTCATCGATATTGTTACTACGTCCCATAATGACAATGTGATATTTCCAATCAGCATAAATAAAGAAGGTTTGAATACCGTATTTTCGAATGTTATCTCTTTCTTTAAAGAAAATAGACAAATTAATGGAGAATTTTATTCAAAAGGTAGATATTCACCGACTCCGACCATTATAGAGGCAGCAGTATCACTTTATAACAGCCATACAGTTGATGAGATTACAAGAAGTGATGCTGAAGCTAAAAATCTAACTATTACAACAAAAGCCATTTCGGACATAATCAACCACGCAAAGGAGACCCATAAAAAGATAATATGTTTTGTTACCGGGGTACCTGGTGCAGGAAAAACTCTCGTAGGGCTCAAAGTAGCCACTTCACGCCTTGATGAACAAAATGGAAATGCGAGTGTTTATTTGTCAGGCAATGCCCCATTAGTAGCAATACTACAAGAGGCGTTGGTACGAGATAAAGTAGCCAATGAAAAAGCCAGAGGTAATAAATTTCCAAAAAGTATGGCAAAGGCAAGCGTAAAATCCTTCATACAAATAATCCACCATTATCGTGACGCGTACCTCACTGACTTAAATCCCCCTTACGATCATGTCGCAATTTTTGATGAAGCCCAGCGTGCATGGCATAAAGAGCAAACTATCAAATTTATGAAACAGAAAAAGGGTATTCATGATTTTAATAGCTCTGAACCTGAATTCCTTATTTCTTGTCTTGATAGACATGAAGATTGGGCCGTTGTTGTCTGCTTAGTTGGAGGCGGTCAGGAAATAAACACTGGTGAGGCAGGTATTTCAGAATGGTTGAATGCAATAGGGACAAAGTTTAATAAATGGGAAGTTTATATCTCTCCAAATTTAAGCGATTCTGAATATGCTGCTGTAGCCTCCATTAAAACGCTTGAGCATGTGACAACAGTTAATTTAAACTCGGATTTACATTTAGCCGTATCAATGCGATCTTTCAGAGCTGAAAACCTCTCCCTTTTTGTCAAACACCTATTGGATAGAGAAGTTGAAAAGGCAACTGAAACTCTCAGTAAAATTTCATCGAACTACCCGATTGTCTTAACAAGGGATTTATTAAAAGCAAAACAGTGGTTAAAAGAAAAAGCCCGTGGTAGTGAAAGGTACGGTCTCATAGTCTCTTCTCAAGCACAAAGATTAAAGCCCTTTGCAATTGATGTAAAAACCCCTATGAACCCAGTTTATTGGTTCCTTAATGATAGAGATGATGTTAGGTCATCCTATTATCTCGAAGATGTGGCGACAGAATTTCATATCCAAGGACTTGAACTTGATTGGGCTTGTGTTACGTGGGATGGGGATTTGCGGTATTCAGAAAATGGTTGGCAAACATTTTCCTTTGTGGGCGATAAATGGCAACATATCCATAAAAAAGATAGAAAAAATTACCTGGTAAATGCCTATCGTGTTTTACTAACAAGGGCAAGGCAAGGAATGGTAATAGTTGTACCTGAAGGTAATGATGATGACCATACTCGTAAAAAAGAATATTATGACCTTACATATAAATATCTTAAAAGTATTGGAATTAAAACACTGTAG
- a CDS encoding GlsB/YeaQ/YmgE family stress response membrane protein, with protein sequence MGILSWIILGLIVGLLAKFIMPGKDPGGIIITTILGIAGSFLGGLIGSFLGLGSTSQFNIKTLLLGVVGAIILLTIYRSLKKKQ encoded by the coding sequence ATGGGTATTCTGTCATGGATCATTTTAGGTTTAATTGTCGGATTATTAGCAAAATTTATCATGCCTGGAAAAGACCCTGGTGGAATCATTATCACCACTATACTTGGCATAGCAGGTTCCTTTCTTGGAGGATTGATAGGCTCATTTTTAGGGCTGGGATCAACCAGTCAGTTTAATATTAAAACACTTCTGCTGGGTGTTGTTGGCGCAATAATCCTTTTGACTATTTATCGTTCTTTAAAGAAAAAACAATAG
- a CDS encoding N-acetyltransferase, with protein sequence MRILLDTNIIIPLEDSSKALDVSFASLIRIANENNHILLFHPASLDDIRRDTNEARKVSNISRILKYSSLVSPPIPSQKVIKELGLKESNENDKADNNILYAVYKNAVNILITEDRELHKKARDLQISDRVHYLQQHVEFLNRLYAREPISLPNILELPLYQIDSTQPFFDSLREDYVDFDKWYEKVSQEGRKAWVYKSKAEEIDAVCIFDEQKNPILTDDHKALPGKTLKLCTFKVGEDVRGKKIGELFLKAAFRYAYDNKIENLFMHMNPNKQGFLRDLCVNFGFLEFGKYKGDLVYVKKHPSIPPNSFEEPVEYNRRYFPHFKNESRIGKFIVPIIPQYHRILFPDIQDQLDIFHHFNIDSSKQIVGNAIKQAYLCHAPVKGIKSGDIIMFYRSHDKKALTSLGIVEISDDFDNTDEIVQLVSKRTVYSFEEIEKMAEKKTKVILFRLALHFSKTIPFKWLTDNEIVKGNIQTIRRISNESFKKITEKYSVENCFHAD encoded by the coding sequence ATGCGAATATTACTTGACACGAATATCATAATTCCACTTGAGGATTCATCGAAAGCTCTTGATGTTAGTTTTGCCTCACTTATTCGCATAGCAAATGAAAATAATCATATTTTGTTATTTCACCCTGCATCACTCGATGACATAAGACGTGATACTAATGAAGCACGTAAAGTTAGTAATATTTCAAGAATTTTAAAATATTCGTCTCTGGTATCACCACCTATTCCATCTCAAAAAGTGATAAAGGAACTTGGATTAAAAGAATCAAATGAAAATGATAAGGCTGACAATAATATCCTTTACGCTGTTTATAAAAATGCAGTTAACATCCTTATTACAGAGGATCGTGAACTACATAAAAAAGCCAGAGATCTACAAATATCAGATCGTGTACATTATTTACAACAGCATGTAGAATTTTTAAACCGACTCTATGCTCGTGAACCTATATCTTTACCTAACATATTAGAACTTCCTTTGTACCAGATCGATTCAACTCAACCATTTTTTGATTCTCTAAGAGAAGATTATGTGGACTTCGACAAATGGTATGAGAAAGTCTCTCAAGAGGGTAGGAAAGCCTGGGTATATAAATCAAAAGCTGAAGAAATAGATGCCGTCTGTATTTTTGACGAACAAAAGAATCCTATTCTTACAGACGATCATAAGGCGTTACCAGGAAAGACTTTAAAGTTATGTACATTTAAAGTCGGTGAAGATGTTAGAGGGAAAAAGATAGGTGAATTATTCTTAAAAGCAGCTTTTCGATATGCTTATGATAATAAAATAGAGAATCTATTCATGCATATGAACCCAAATAAACAGGGTTTTTTAAGAGATCTTTGTGTTAATTTCGGGTTTTTGGAATTTGGTAAATACAAGGGTGATTTAGTATATGTTAAAAAACATCCATCAATACCTCCTAATTCATTTGAAGAACCGGTTGAATATAATAGAAGATACTTTCCCCACTTTAAAAATGAGAGTCGTATTGGAAAATTTATAGTTCCCATAATCCCCCAATACCATAGAATATTATTCCCAGATATCCAGGATCAGTTAGATATTTTTCATCATTTCAACATAGACAGTTCTAAACAAATTGTTGGAAATGCTATCAAACAAGCTTATTTATGTCATGCACCAGTTAAAGGCATAAAAAGTGGTGACATTATAATGTTCTATCGTTCACATGACAAAAAAGCATTGACCAGTTTGGGTATTGTCGAAATTTCAGATGATTTTGACAATACAGATGAAATCGTGCAACTCGTTTCAAAAAGAACAGTTTATTCTTTTGAAGAGATAGAAAAGATGGCCGAAAAAAAGACAAAAGTTATTTTGTTTAGACTCGCTTTACATTTTTCAAAGACAATACCATTTAAATGGTTAACCGATAATGAAATCGTTAAAGGTAATATACAGACAATCCGGAGAATTTCTAATGAGTCCTTTAAAAAAATTACCGAAAAATACTCAGTTGAAAATTGCTTTCATGCCGATTAA
- a CDS encoding VOC family protein, giving the protein MKKQIRVVVIGLVLFLTLAALKEGLMAEEQKIKTGFEISFHHVAISVADLDKSIAWYREMLGFEVVVRMDQGVTADKMSIGHIRRGNCYIELFQVEGSKPLPEYRRDPNADFKVQGLKHFALQVSDTKAAVKELTAKGVEIAFGPVDTPEICFAFIRDNSGNAFELIEYKKI; this is encoded by the coding sequence ATGAAAAAACAGATTAGAGTAGTTGTAATTGGTTTAGTATTGTTTCTTACACTGGCTGCTTTAAAGGAGGGACTGATGGCTGAAGAACAGAAAATCAAAACCGGTTTTGAAATATCCTTTCATCATGTTGCTATCAGTGTGGCAGATCTCGATAAATCCATCGCATGGTACAGGGAGATGCTGGGGTTTGAGGTGGTGGTCCGGATGGATCAGGGTGTTACCGCAGATAAAATGAGCATCGGCCATATCCGGCGGGGTAACTGCTACATAGAGCTGTTCCAGGTTGAGGGGTCAAAACCTCTGCCGGAATATCGCAGGGACCCGAATGCTGATTTCAAGGTACAGGGTCTCAAACATTTTGCCTTGCAGGTGTCCGATACAAAGGCCGCTGTAAAGGAACTTACGGCAAAAGGCGTGGAGATTGCCTTCGGGCCTGTCGATACCCCTGAAATCTGTTTTGCTTTCATCAGGGATAATTCAGGAAATGCATTTGAGCTGATTGAGTATAAGAAAATATAG
- a CDS encoding SnoaL-like domain-containing protein, translating to MTEINHRHIMKVSLRLFAVLAMLGLMASCSNPPTTVTVSPEITALLDRAAIQDHINNYYAQFRKDGVQDFASFFTDDAKLDVNGWVVSGRDGIKGMYSQAGFIGDDEKAPKAEDAVPKGVGETLYTNMDIDLKGDKAVVYMIWLTLGAELLTSPPKVTEYGTEWAELVKQDGRWLFKNRIIRSEGGMPEASLETYLKEGRK from the coding sequence ATGACTGAAATCAATCATCGCCACATCATGAAGGTAAGCCTGAGGCTGTTTGCTGTCCTGGCCATGCTGGGATTAATGGCTTCCTGCTCCAATCCACCCACAACAGTAACTGTATCGCCTGAAATTACGGCGCTGCTGGACCGTGCTGCTATACAGGATCATATCAATAATTACTATGCACAATTCCGGAAGGACGGGGTGCAGGACTTTGCATCTTTCTTCACCGATGACGCAAAGCTTGACGTAAACGGTTGGGTTGTCAGCGGCCGTGACGGGATCAAGGGCATGTATTCCCAGGCAGGTTTCATCGGTGATGATGAAAAGGCACCTAAAGCCGAAGACGCCGTTCCAAAGGGAGTGGGCGAGACATTATACACGAACATGGATATTGATCTAAAGGGTGATAAAGCCGTTGTATATATGATCTGGCTCACCCTCGGGGCTGAGCTGCTGACATCACCGCCCAAAGTTACTGAGTACGGGACAGAATGGGCTGAACTGGTCAAGCAGGATGGGCGCTGGCTCTTTAAAAACCGCATTATCCGCAGTGAGGGCGGCATGCCGGAGGCGTCACTGGAAACGTATCTAAAAGAGGGAAGAAAATAA
- a CDS encoding tetratricopeptide repeat protein yields the protein MKKKISFFIIPFLFLISGLYAAAEESTGTRIKGMDSSYPQTVVWFSEPSEITGIRTLLQEGKKELAVQKARDYVARLKNIAGPEAKQIRYFAYNALCAALTSKGDIKEAVDECSRAVKINPSLWQALNTRGTAYYISGQYKLAMKDYKKALEIVKGSESLVDLIQHNIGLTEKKMADSK from the coding sequence ATGAAAAAGAAAATATCATTTTTTATTATCCCTTTTTTATTCCTTATTTCAGGGCTGTATGCGGCAGCAGAAGAATCTACCGGTACCCGGATCAAGGGCATGGATAGTTCATACCCTCAGACTGTTGTATGGTTCTCCGAACCTAGTGAAATTACAGGTATACGTACGCTGCTGCAGGAGGGGAAAAAGGAGCTTGCCGTTCAAAAGGCGCGTGATTATGTGGCCCGTCTTAAAAATATAGCAGGCCCGGAGGCAAAACAGATCCGATATTTTGCATATAATGCACTATGTGCAGCTTTAACGAGCAAAGGCGATATAAAAGAGGCAGTTGACGAATGCAGCCGTGCTGTAAAGATCAACCCCTCTTTATGGCAGGCACTGAACACCCGTGGTACAGCTTATTATATATCCGGTCAGTACAAACTGGCCATGAAGGATTACAAAAAGGCACTGGAGATAGTTAAGGGGTCGGAATCCCTGGTTGACCTGATTCAGCATAATATAGGGCTCACGGAAAAGAAGATGGCCGATTCAAAGTGA
- a CDS encoding NERD domain-containing protein, translating to MRLGYDGEVAVGQELNLLMLDGYHVFHDLVSDTITKYNIDHIVVGRSGVYAVETKTRSKSSDKKGNKSYTVVFDGASLIFPRYTDTSSLKQARINAIWLQKWLTSAVGEQVNVEAILTIPGWFVERKSAPRGVNVLSPKEIKTFLKNKKETPLSENMVQRIVHQLDRVCRDVEPITVQIEKEDRKKIEGS from the coding sequence TTGCGATTGGGCTATGATGGTGAGGTGGCTGTTGGGCAGGAGCTTAATCTGCTTATGCTGGATGGGTATCATGTTTTTCATGATCTAGTTTCAGACACAATAACGAAATACAACATAGATCATATCGTCGTTGGTAGATCGGGTGTTTATGCTGTTGAGACAAAGACACGGTCAAAATCATCGGATAAAAAAGGGAATAAGAGTTATACAGTTGTCTTTGATGGTGCAAGCCTGATTTTCCCTCGCTATACAGACACCTCATCTCTTAAGCAGGCAAGAATAAACGCCATATGGCTTCAGAAGTGGCTTACCAGCGCTGTTGGTGAACAGGTAAATGTGGAGGCGATTCTTACAATACCGGGATGGTTTGTGGAAAGGAAGTCTGCTCCAAGGGGTGTAAATGTTCTGAGCCCAAAAGAGATAAAAACATTCCTGAAAAATAAAAAAGAAACTCCTTTATCCGAAAACATGGTTCAGCGAATAGTTCACCAGCTTGACAGGGTATGCCGTGATGTGGAACCGATTACAGTTCAGATTGAAAAGGAAGATAGAAAAAAGATTGAAGGTAGTTAG
- a CDS encoding nitroreductase family protein: MIDNDTIKSILARRSYKAFESTPVGEDILETIIEAGKYAPTGRNRQAWHFTVVKSEDGKKMYKEALEDMIKNGGGPKGTPPPVPPNIIVKPEPEFRGAPILILVSGPASDDLARLDCVLAMGNMFIAAASFGVMSGWTHTTVRDLFPDTEVKKRFKIPDGNDVYAAAFFGYPLGEPKDRGPRKEGSVTVI, from the coding sequence ATGATAGATAACGACACAATAAAATCGATACTGGCCCGCCGGAGTTACAAGGCCTTTGAGAGCACTCCTGTTGGTGAGGATATTCTTGAAACAATTATTGAAGCAGGGAAATACGCACCGACCGGCAGAAACAGGCAGGCCTGGCATTTTACAGTTGTTAAGTCTGAAGATGGGAAAAAGATGTATAAAGAGGCGCTGGAAGATATGATAAAAAACGGTGGAGGGCCAAAAGGAACGCCCCCGCCTGTTCCGCCAAATATAATCGTAAAGCCTGAACCCGAGTTCAGAGGCGCACCAATACTGATTCTTGTTTCTGGCCCTGCTTCTGATGATCTTGCCCGCCTGGATTGTGTACTGGCTATGGGAAATATGTTTATCGCTGCCGCCTCTTTCGGGGTGATGTCAGGATGGACACATACCACTGTCAGAGACCTTTTTCCGGATACTGAGGTAAAGAAAAGGTTTAAAATTCCTGATGGTAACGACGTATATGCTGCTGCTTTTTTTGGTTATCCGCTGGGTGAGCCTAAGGATCGGGGCCCCAGGAAAGAGGGAAGTGTTACGGTTATATAG
- a CDS encoding TolC family protein produces MERYDLINPNKFRVLTKSCSRNLLIAAVLFLLAAPALFSGCSAKSHRLRADKTALSIIKKEQARLLGKADDFSIEKPSDILRRRLLTEQELAISGEESLGTDALPKIPHWPEKKYPAAITTPGEKIEIPEDKNPLVINFTKALQIAAENSNDYQSQKETLFRSALTLDLNRNDYSLIARMKGDSTLSIDKGQSPTKKGLEHGGDLGLNQTLKDGSKLAANLAVDLVSLLTGGKESSRGISGDASITIPLLRGSKTYIYSENLTQAERNVMYAVWDFERYKKTFAVNIATNYFNVLRQIDQLNNSAENYKNSIRSARRTRRLADAGRLTEIEVDQAVQNELLARNRWISAMTQYNNRMDSFKQLLGLPPDAFIDLDRSDLESLITYIQTIVPKTGGEDVSETGGVIPPADIEITLKDPDRSDVGPMELEERAAIELGLKNRLDLKVQEGKVFDAQRSVVIRADALGTELTFMGNARAGESRSLGMATMEDGKLRPNMGFYSALLSIDLPIERTSERRAYRESYISLESALRSFQRLEDDIKLSVRQSLRSMSEAREALKIQNRAVSVAEKRVNSTTLFFEAGRAQVRDLLEAQDALLSARNSLTSAVIDYRIAELEFQRNTELLEIDKDGLIQEFSQEGNNNANAE; encoded by the coding sequence ATGGAAAGATATGATTTAATTAATCCAAATAAATTTAGAGTTTTAACAAAATCATGCAGCAGGAATCTACTAATTGCGGCAGTTCTGTTTTTACTGGCCGCCCCTGCCCTGTTTTCAGGCTGCTCAGCAAAAAGTCACCGTTTAAGGGCTGATAAAACCGCCCTCTCTATCATAAAAAAGGAGCAGGCAAGGCTGCTTGGCAAGGCGGATGATTTCAGCATTGAAAAGCCCAGCGATATCCTGAGACGAAGGCTCTTAACAGAACAGGAACTGGCCATATCAGGAGAGGAATCACTCGGAACCGATGCGCTTCCAAAGATACCCCACTGGCCAGAAAAAAAATACCCGGCAGCAATAACTACCCCCGGCGAAAAGATTGAGATACCGGAAGATAAAAATCCTCTTGTTATCAATTTTACAAAGGCGCTCCAGATTGCCGCTGAAAACAGTAATGATTACCAGTCACAAAAGGAGACCCTTTTCAGGTCTGCCCTTACCCTTGACCTTAACAGGAATGATTACTCCCTTATTGCCAGGATGAAGGGTGATTCAACCCTGAGCATAGACAAGGGCCAGTCTCCAACAAAAAAGGGGCTTGAACATGGCGGAGACCTTGGCCTGAACCAGACCTTGAAGGATGGCTCCAAACTGGCCGCAAACCTTGCAGTTGACCTGGTAAGCCTGCTTACAGGGGGCAAAGAATCATCAAGAGGTATATCCGGTGATGCATCAATAACCATACCGCTTTTAAGGGGCTCCAAGACATATATCTATTCTGAAAACCTGACACAGGCAGAGCGGAATGTAATGTATGCTGTCTGGGATTTTGAAAGGTACAAAAAGACATTTGCAGTTAATATTGCAACAAACTATTTTAATGTTTTAAGGCAGATTGACCAGTTGAACAACTCGGCTGAAAACTATAAAAACTCTATCAGGTCTGCAAGGAGGACCAGAAGGCTTGCTGATGCAGGAAGACTCACAGAGATAGAGGTAGACCAGGCAGTGCAGAATGAGCTGCTTGCTCGCAACCGCTGGATATCAGCAATGACGCAGTATAATAACCGGATGGACTCATTCAAACAGCTTCTCGGTCTTCCGCCGGATGCCTTTATCGATCTTGACAGATCAGACCTTGAGAGCCTGATAACATATATACAAACCATAGTGCCAAAGACAGGTGGTGAAGATGTTTCAGAAACAGGGGGCGTAATCCCTCCCGCTGACATAGAAATTACACTCAAAGACCCTGACAGATCTGATGTCGGCCCTATGGAGCTTGAAGAAAGGGCCGCTATAGAGCTTGGCCTCAAAAACCGCCTTGATTTAAAGGTGCAGGAGGGCAAGGTATTTGATGCACAGAGGAGTGTTGTCATAAGAGCAGACGCACTCGGTACGGAACTTACCTTTATGGGAAATGCGCGCGCAGGAGAATCACGGTCACTTGGCATGGCGACAATGGAAGATGGCAAACTCAGGCCCAATATGGGTTTTTACAGCGCCCTTTTGAGTATTGACCTCCCCATTGAAAGGACATCTGAACGCAGGGCATACCGTGAAAGCTACATATCCCTTGAATCGGCTTTACGCAGTTTTCAGAGACTTGAGGATGATATAAAATTATCAGTGCGCCAGAGCTTAAGATCCATGTCTGAGGCAAGGGAGGCGTTAAAGATACAGAACAGGGCTGTATCGGTTGCTGAAAAGCGGGTGAACAGCACTACCCTGTTCTTTGAGGCAGGCAGGGCCCAGGTACGTGATCTTTTAGAGGCACAGGATGCGCTGCTTTCTGCAAGAAACTCACTTACCTCTGCTGTTATCGACTACAGGATTGCTGAACTCGAATTTCAACGGAATACCGAATTGCTTGAAATAGATAAAGATGGCCTTATACAGGAATTTTCCCAGGAGGGTAATAATAATGCAAATGCTGAATAG